A portion of the Simkania negevensis Z genome contains these proteins:
- a CDS encoding DUF805 domain-containing protein, translating into MKYVWSCISKNWGNFRGRARRKEYWLFFLAMIIGSIVINFLRISPFTQMLCSLLYFFVFMIPGLAVTVRRLHDIGKSGWNILFALIPLIGPIVLLVFYCRKGQEGENRYGPSPLLSSQI; encoded by the coding sequence ATGAAATATGTTTGGAGTTGCATTAGTAAAAATTGGGGAAATTTTCGAGGGCGCGCCCGTCGGAAAGAGTATTGGCTTTTTTTCTTAGCAATGATCATTGGTTCAATTGTCATTAACTTTTTAAGGATCTCGCCATTCACTCAAATGCTCTGCTCATTGCTCTATTTTTTTGTATTTATGATTCCCGGTTTAGCTGTGACAGTTCGAAGGCTTCATGATATTGGCAAAAGTGGTTGGAATATTTTATTTGCCTTAATCCCTCTAATTGGTCCTATTGTGCTTCTCGTTTTTTACTGTCGAAAAGGTCAAGAAGGTGAAAATCGTTATGGCCCAAGTCCGCTGTTAAGCTCTCAAATATAG
- the gltX gene encoding glutamate--tRNA ligase, giving the protein MVVRTRIAPSPTGDPHVGTPYMALFNLIFARHHGGKFILRIEDTDRTRSRIEYEESIFKSLQWLGIQWDEGPDIGGPYGPYRQSERTEIYKKHVQKLLDEGKAYKCFATAAELKEMREIAAKTGQRSGYDRRYRNLSPQEIEKRESEGQSYTIRLKVPLTGECEYDDLIKGRITCPWADVDDQILLKSDGFPTYHLANVVDDHLMEITHIIRGDEWISSTPKHVLLYDVFGWERPKIMHMPLLLGADGKKLSKRKNPTSVFYYKESGYLPEAFVNFLTLMGYSMSDDQEIYSLEEIIKNFSSDRIGVSGAFFDVKKLDWINQQYLINSIPENQLWNKIQEWGFSDEKMKRLMPLIHTRIKTFGEFIELCDFLFVNHIPHTHELLCPKNVSPEVSAMMLQCMIWSMDAGENWGRDGFEKASREVAEAFGVNHKKVIMRLLFATITGRHQGPPLFDSVDILGKDRTRARILNAIECLGGISNKKMATLTNQWETKDCRSWLSQD; this is encoded by the coding sequence ATGGTAGTTCGCACACGCATTGCTCCTTCTCCAACAGGAGACCCCCATGTAGGAACCCCCTACATGGCTCTGTTTAACCTCATTTTCGCCCGCCATCACGGGGGAAAATTCATTTTACGTATCGAAGATACCGACCGGACTCGTAGCCGTATAGAATATGAAGAAAGTATTTTTAAGTCTCTTCAATGGCTTGGCATCCAATGGGATGAAGGACCAGATATCGGTGGCCCTTATGGTCCTTATCGTCAATCAGAAAGAACAGAAATCTACAAGAAGCACGTTCAAAAGCTGCTCGATGAGGGTAAAGCTTACAAGTGTTTTGCTACCGCTGCAGAGCTCAAGGAAATGCGGGAAATAGCAGCCAAGACAGGCCAAAGGTCTGGCTATGACAGGCGGTACCGCAATTTGAGTCCTCAAGAGATCGAAAAGAGAGAAAGTGAAGGGCAATCTTATACGATTCGATTGAAAGTTCCTCTAACTGGGGAATGTGAATATGATGATCTCATCAAAGGGCGAATCACCTGTCCCTGGGCCGATGTCGACGACCAAATTCTACTGAAATCTGACGGATTTCCAACTTATCACTTAGCCAACGTTGTCGATGACCATTTAATGGAGATCACTCATATTATTCGTGGAGACGAATGGATCAGCTCCACTCCCAAACATGTGCTTCTTTATGATGTCTTTGGCTGGGAGCGTCCTAAGATCATGCACATGCCCCTTCTATTAGGCGCAGATGGGAAAAAACTCTCTAAGCGGAAAAACCCAACTTCAGTTTTTTACTACAAGGAAAGTGGATATTTGCCAGAAGCCTTTGTCAATTTCTTGACGCTTATGGGTTATAGCATGTCCGATGATCAAGAAATTTATTCGCTCGAAGAGATTATCAAGAATTTTTCGTCAGATCGGATCGGCGTTTCAGGAGCATTTTTTGATGTGAAAAAGCTCGACTGGATCAATCAGCAGTATTTGATCAACTCCATTCCAGAAAATCAGCTATGGAACAAGATCCAGGAGTGGGGCTTTTCGGATGAAAAGATGAAACGACTCATGCCTCTGATTCATACTCGAATCAAGACGTTTGGAGAGTTTATTGAACTATGCGATTTTCTTTTTGTGAACCACATTCCCCATACGCATGAGCTTCTTTGTCCGAAAAATGTCTCTCCCGAAGTGAGCGCCATGATGCTACAATGCATGATTTGGAGTATGGATGCCGGAGAAAATTGGGGACGCGATGGATTTGAAAAGGCCTCACGAGAAGTTGCTGAAGCCTTTGGAGTCAATCATAAAAAAGTGATCATGCGCCTCTTGTTTGCAACCATCACGGGGCGTCATCAAGGCCCCCCTCTTTTTGACTCGGTCGATATTCTAGGCAAAGACCGGACAAGGGCACGCATTTTAAATGCCATTGAGTGTTTGGGAGGTATTTCCAATAAAAAGATGGCTACTTTAACGAATCAATGGGAAACAAAAGATTGCAGATCTTGGCTGAGCCAAGATTAA
- a CDS encoding hemerythrin domain-containing protein, protein MDKTLACLIDEIIQAHHEYLRQELPSILELLNKMVKLEGERQPKWNALKAVFIQFFIETNTHLTQEENLLFPMIRKIEEPISIVDLGQVQALVAILEKEHETLDALMIEMATLTKEIRVNQTGSSNAQIIFDKLHQLEIDMEIHAHKEDHVLFPQALSRSRKSNF, encoded by the coding sequence ATGGACAAGACACTAGCGTGCTTAATTGATGAAATCATTCAAGCACATCATGAATATCTGCGTCAGGAACTCCCTTCGATTTTAGAGCTATTAAACAAGATGGTGAAGTTAGAAGGGGAAAGACAACCAAAATGGAATGCTTTAAAAGCCGTTTTTATTCAGTTTTTTATCGAAACCAATACCCATCTGACTCAAGAGGAAAATTTACTGTTTCCGATGATTCGTAAAATAGAAGAGCCCATCTCAATTGTCGATTTGGGACAGGTTCAAGCGCTCGTTGCAATCTTAGAAAAAGAGCATGAAACATTAGATGCTTTAATGATAGAGATGGCCACTCTTACGAAAGAAATACGGGTTAACCAAACAGGTTCTTCTAATGCACAAATCATCTTTGACAAACTCCATCAATTGGAAATCGATATGGAGATTCATGCGCACAAGGAAGACCATGTGTTATTTCCACAAGCGCTATCGCGCAGCCGAAAATCTAACTTTTGA